The sequence NNNNNNNNNNNNNNNNNNNNNNNNNNNNNNNNNNNNNNNNNNNNNNNNNNNNNNNNNNNNNNNNNNNNNNNNNNNNNNNNNNNNNNNNNNNNNNNNNNNNNNNNNNNNNNNNNNNNNNNNNNNNNNNNNNNNNNNNNNNNNNNTCGggtgcaaaaaataaaattttgaaattaaaaatattttttaaaattgatttttttccaaaaaaaaatgtaattgaaattggaggagagttttggaaaatgttttccttaatttttgaagggaaatcattttccttaattttgaggaaaatgagttgatttgggaaacattttccataacttttgtcccaaccaaacatgaaaaaattagaaaacattttccagaaaatgttttccttcataccaaatacACTGTAGATGTTTGTTGATATTAACACGGCCATTAAAAAAAAACGAGATCAGTtataaatgtgattttttaaaattgaaaggatAAGTATATCTAAAAAGATTGTAAATGCATTCTTAATACGATAAATTATTTGGGTCAAATTTGTAATGATAACtcattatttgtttttgtttgatattttattttgcaacaaatgtttattatttttagcaCGATCATTAAAAATTTTGTATTCGTGCATGTGTGTATATTTTTTCGCTAGATATTTATCTAAATACATAAGAAACACGAGAATGACACAAACTTTATTGAAATGAtagatttattaaaaaagataacTAATGCATTATTAATATGATAGATTATCTGGGTTAATTGTTTGTTCCACTCTTAATCTTTTAGtttgatgttattatttttcGCTAAATAACACAAGTGACACGAGAATAGCACATAAAAAGTTGTAattgttataaagtatttgtattatagtgaatgtctatcatgtggagtcctttttagGATATGATTAAAGAGTcctcctacttggggaccaagttagatttctcctataaatagagtgctcctcttcattgtaaattcattcatcaagagaaataacaagtcttctctttttttctctctagtttcttcttcttattctatagttttataacacgttatcagcacgagactctaatttctcaaaagtgaaggttagatttgaagaattaataaaggtattatttattcttttgtttttaattttaatggccAATCTTACAAAACTAGAGTTCACTGCCTTCCAAAGTTCGGGCAGGAACTACCTCTCATGGGTGTTGGATGCTGAAATCCACCTTGATGCAATGGGTCTTGGAGAcaccataaaagaagaaaataaggcaTCAAATCAAAACTGTGCACGAGCAATGATATTCTTGCGTCATCATCTTGACGAGATTCTGAAAATCGAATATCTGACAGTTAAGGATCCACTTGTTTTGTGGAAAAACCTAAAAGAAAGATTTGACCACTTGAAGATGGTCATATATCCAAAGGCACGATATGATTGGATGCATCTAAGGCTACAAGACTTTAAGTCTATACATGAGTATAATTCTGCCATGTTCAGAATCACTTCtcaattgaaattatgtggagaaacgGTTAGTGAgattgatatgatggaaaagacATTCTCCACTTTCCATGCCTCGAATGTGCTCTTGCAGCAACAATATCGAGAGAAAGGTTTCAAAAAGTATTCTGAACtaatttctcatcttcttgtggccgagcaaaataatgatttattattgaaaaatcatgAGAATCGACCTACTGGATCTGAACCACTTCCTGAAGTGAATGAGGCGTACGCCCACCATGCTAGGCGTGGAAAAGGTCGCGGTCCTAATCGTGGACGTGGACGTGGACGTGGACGTGGACGTGGTCGTGATTATGGTCAAGAACGTAATTCTAATCTTGGCAttaatcattcatcaaataaaaaggaaaaaagaaaggatgagAAACGTGAAGCAACTAGGGAAGGTTGTTTTCGATGTGGTGGAAGAGGTCATTATGCACGTGATTGTCGTACTCCCAAACACTTGGTTGAGCTTTATCAAGAATCactaaagaagaaagagaaaaatcctgaggcaaattttatctctgaaaatcaagttgacatCACGCACTTGGATATAGCAGATTTCTTCGCACATCCtgaaggaaaaatagatcaCTTAATTGGTGATGGTTCTGTGAACATGGAAgagtgataatttttttttgtagtatttattaataaatttcatgtaatgatagtTGTTTGCAtgaatattagtattttaaattagtttagtcgTTCATTAGCTTGTTCCttaattcttaataaaataatatatatttttcattgttttatttatatgattctaaTATGATAGAGTTAGTCAAATACTAAACTTTATCAcgtgtttgtattatattaggtctttaacttgatctaatgttaaaaacatgcagtctgttattaactaggattaaataatgattttattttattttccaaacAACTCGTTTTTGACTTAGAGGAAACAATAAATTAAGGctcaatttctaatatttaatcattaatttattcctttgaatatattgtacccttttgacaacactaatatttaatatatatttattttgtgtatgtcATTTCATGTGAAGATATGGATAATTCTAAGAACATATTATCGaaatatgaagatatttgtttgattgattctggtacaacacatacgatattcaaaaataagaaatatttttctcatttaagtatgggaaaaataaatgttactacaatttttGGTAGTACTAATATGATTGAGGGTTTTGGAAGAGCCATTGTAATTTTGCCCAAGGGAACTAAACTCATCATTAATAATGctatgttttctccaaaatctaagagaaacttgttgagttttaaagatatccgtgaaaatggttatcatatccaatcaatggatgaaataaatcttgaatatctTGGTATCACCAAGTATGTCTCTGGGCAGACATGTGTTATAGAAAAGTTCCCTGCTTTATCTTCtggcttgtattggacaaaaattagtgcaattgaggcacattttatagtaaataagaagtttactgaTTCCAATACATTTGTACTTTGGCATGATCGTCTAGGACATCCTGggtcaataatgatgagacgaattaTAGAAAATTCGAATGGACATCCACTAAAAGACCTAaaagttcttttaaatggtgaattttcttgtactgcttgttatcaaggcaagttaattgtgagaccatcaccaATGAAAGTTAAGATTGAGTCCCCTGCGTTCTTGGAACGtatacatggggatatttgtggacctattcacccaccTAGTGGgtcatttagatattttatggttctaatagatgcttcttctagatggtctcatgtgtgcctattgtcatctcgtaacttggcatttgcaaaattattggcacaaataataaggttaagGGCACACTTTCCTGATAATCAGATTAAGTCcattcgtcttgataatgctgcagagttttcatcccaatcatttaatgattattgtttagcaattgggataagagttgaacactccgttgctcatgttcatactcagaaTGGTCTCGCAGAGTCATTAATTAAACGTTTGCAATTAATAGCAAGAccattgcttatgaaaactaAGTTGCCCACTTCTGTGTGGGGACATGCAATTTTGCATGCTGCAACACTTATTCGTCTCAGACCGACAAGTTATCATAAGGTTTCTCCATTGCAATTGGTTATGGGTCAAGAACCTAATATATCCCATCTAAGAATTTTTGGAAGTGCTGTACATGTGCCTGTGGCACCACCAAACCGCACTAAGATGGGCtctcaaagaaggttaggaatatatgttgggtttgagtcACCCTCCATTATTCGCTATCTTGAACCATTGACTGGAGACATGTTTACTGCtagatttgcagattgtcggTTTGATGAGACAGTTTTCCCaaaattagggggagagaatagtgaaataaaacgagaaattttgtggaaaaatttatcattgtctcatcttgatccatattcttctacttgcgaacaagaagtacaaaagattattcatctgcagaaaattgcaaatcaaatgccagacgcatttacagatttgaaaaggattactaaatcacatattcctgcagAGAATGTCCCAATTCGAATTGATGTCCCTAAAGGACCATCCACTAGTGTCATAGCTAATgagtcaaaaacacacctaaagcgtggtagaccattggggtctaaagatcaaaatcctagaaaaagaaagattaaatgtcaagatgacactatgaaagaatctcatatggaagttcaaaatttgaataagtctgatattcatgaaagaatcaatgaacttgaaactcaaggaaatAATGAACTATCCATAAATTTAAGAGATGTTGAAACTAATATGAATCGATCAGAAATAGTGGTTGATTATGTCTTTGCATATAATGTTGCAACAAATATCATGCAAGATAATGAGGATCATGAACCTCAATCTGTTATAGAATGTCGACAacgaaatgattggccaaaatggcaagaagcaattcaatcagAGTTGAATTCACTTGCCAAGCGTGAAGTTTTTGGACCTATAGTTCAAACACCTAATGGTATTAAACCTGTTGGTTACAAATGGATTTTTGtgcgaaaaagaaatgagaaaaatgaaatacaaaggtaTAAAGCACGCCTTGTGGCACAAGGATTTTCTCAAAGGCCTGGCGTCGACTATGAAGAGACATACTCACccgttatggatgcaataacattGCGTTATCTCATTAGTTTCACAGTCCATGAGCAACTTGAAATGCATTTGATGGATGTGGTTACAGCCTACCTTTATGGATCACttgataatgagatatacatgaaaattccTGAAGGATTTGCGATGcctaaatcatgtaattcaaaatctcgagaaatgtattcaattaaattgcaaagatcattatatggtttgaagcaatctGGGCGCATGTGGTATAACCGTCTTAGTGAGTATTTAATTAAGGAAGGTTATACAAATGATGTAATTTGTCCATGTgtctttataaagaaaacaatatcggaatttgttgtacttgctatttatgttgatgacataaatcttattggaactccaatagagcttcaaaaggcaattgattatttaaagaatgaatttgagatgaaagatctgggaaggacaaaattatgtcttggtttgcaaattgagcatttgacaaatggtatttttgttcatcaatctgcctacacagaaaaagtgttgaaaagattCTGTATGGATGAAGcgcatccattaagtactccgATGGTTGTTCGTTCACTTGATGTGAAtaaggatccattccgacctcaagaaaaggatgaagaaattcttggttctgaagtaccatatcttagtgcaattggtgcactaatgtatcttgctaataCTACGAGGCCTGATATAGCTTTTGCTGTTAACTTGTTAGCAAGGTATAGTTCTGCTCCTACTAGGAGACATTGGAATGGGATCAAACACATTTTGCGATATCTTAAAGGGACAACTGATATGGGCTTATTTTATTCTGTTAATTGTAGCCCAAATCTTGTTGGTTATGCTGATGCaggatatttatctgatccacaCAAAGCTCGATCCCAAACaggctatgtgtttatatgtggggGGACTGCCATATCTTGGAGATCTACAAAGCAGTCCATCGTAGCCACTTCATCTAATCATGCTGAAATAATAGctattcatgaagcaagtagagaatgtgtgtGGTTAAGGTCTATGATACATCTCATTCGAGAGAAATGTGGTTTGAAATGTGATAAAGTACCCACCACTTTATATGAAGATAATGCAGCATGCATAGCACAACTTAAGGGaggattcataaaaggagatagaacaaaGCACATTTCACCGAAGCTTTTCTATACACatgaacttcaaaagaatgGTGATATAAATGTGCAACAGATTCGTTCAAGTGACAATGTGGCTGATCTATttaccaagtctctaccaactgcaactttcaagaagatggtgcacaagcttggaatgCGAAGATTCAAGTCTCTGGATTAATGTTCTCATTAGGGGGAGTGAATACGCgctgtactctttttcccttacgaggttttgtcccactgggttttccttgtaaggtttttaatgaggcagcctAGATGCGTATtaatagatatgtgtactcttttcctttactagagtttttcttttcttaaagttttttttagtaaggtttttgaCGAGGCACATCATCTATGAATTAGACATtcagggggagtgttataaagtatttgtattatagtgaatgtctatcatgtggagtcctttttagGATATGATTAAAGAGTcctcctacttggggaccaagttagatttctcctataaatagagtgctcctcttcattgtaaattcattcatcaagagaaataacaagtcttctcttcttttctctctagtttcttcttcttattctatagttttataacagtaatgtttttattttagatttaaattATAAGTAAATTATTGTGTTCTTTCGATTATtcgaattaaataaaatttataagtaAGTGATTGTGTTCGCTAATTTCATATGTTAGTTCGTAAATATAACTATAACTTTATATGTGTAGAGTTATGATTTAGTACGACTGAAGAAATAGTTCATTGCAGTAATTACAGTTATAACTTTTTACATGTAGAGTTATAATCAAccatcaaaaatataattattcacAATAACTATGATTATAATTACGATTTTTTAAATCTTGAGTTATGATTTGTAcgatagtaaaaaaataattaattatagtaACTATAGTTGTGACTTTTGCTTGAAAGAGTAAACTcgtaaaaattaattaattacattaactTCAACTACAACTTTTTACGGAAAGAATAAATTcgtaaaaatttattaatgcTTCATTAATACGATATTTATTTCGATTAAATCTATTATctcaattcattttttattgataCTTTGCAAATTATGACTTTTGATTGAAAGAATAAACTCATAAAGAATAATTAActacattaatttttattatgactttctactgaaaaaataaactcgtaaaaaataatgaatgcctcattacaatatttattctattaaatatattagtttaactcatttttattgatattttattttgcaatatatatttgttgattATATCACAATCTTAAAACAAATGATATTAACTTAAGTAaaagtttttattaaaattataaagttatttaCAAGATAATGAATGTATCTTTATAGCGATAGATTATTTGGACTGACTTTGTTCCCCAACTtctttttaatacatatattttgcaTTAGATGTTTGTTGATATCAACAGGATcatcaaattaagaaaaaaaataacgaTAATGACAAGAAGtataagtgttttttttttattgaaatgtaAATACATCTAAAAAGATTATAAATGCATTCTTAATACGATAAATTCGTTTGGTCAAATTTGTAGGATAACtccttatttgtttttgtttgagattttattttgcgataaatgtttttgtttttagcaagattattaatttttttatgtgtacgtgtgtgttttttgatagatatttattaaaatacacaaaaataataCGAGAATAACATGatctttatttaaataatagatttattaaaaaagataCCTAATGCATTCTTAGTACGATAAATTATTTGGATTTATTTGTTTGTTCCActcttactttttttaatttcatgttaTTACTTTTCACTAAATAACACAAGTGACACGAGAATAACACATAAAAAGTTGTAatgtcattaatttatatttaaattattaataaattattgtgTTCGCTCgtttatataaattgaatatagTTTATAAGTAAATGATTGTGTTCGCTATTTgatatgtaaataaataactaCAACAATCACTTTATACATGTAGAGTTGTGATTTAGTACGAttgaaaaaatagttaattacaataattataGTTACAACCTTTTATTTGTAGGTTTATAATACGagcataaaaaaaagttattgataaTGACTATAAGATAATTACGACTTTTTATATGTGGAGTTATAATGTGTACGATCGTAAGAAAAAAGTTAATTACAGTTACTATAATTATGACTTTTGATTGAAAGAATAAACTAGttaaaaaacaattattgaCATTAATTTCAACTACGACATTTTActcaaagaataaaattaataaaaaaataattaatggctCATTAGCACGATATTTATTTCGATTAAATCCATtacttcaattcatttttattgatattttgcAAATTGTGACTTTTGACTGAaaaaattaactcataaaaaataattaattgcattaaatttaattatgactTTTTACTGAAAAAGTAAATTCGTTAAAAATAGTTAATGCCTTATTAGTATGATATTTATTTCGATTAAATATGTCAGttcaactcattttttattgatattttactttgcaatatatatttgtgtcacgacccaaaaatgggtgtgatgacactcgtcttatcccaccaggacaagtcagcctaaaacccaatatctaacaaagtgcggaagtaaatgacaatccaacaacaatttctattatgaaaccaagtcatattcaTTCAATTCCCAAaatcaggttgtcacgtgcacaaacctctaatgtaaatattaggattgaaataaaatagaagtctaaaatgaagttgtctttcaagtaaaaacaaagtcataaactggagtaggaaagttcgctgagatgacaagcagctacctcacaaccctCCATAAGATGCCTcgaaaattaaaagaatgacaggtatcacgaagattcgggctcgtaacctacaaaaatttgttgaagcaaggggtgagtaccaaaccacgcagtacccaacaagcaaacctctaaacacaagttaagtgaacaaaatacgggtactccttacgccctatctaaacctccacgctacagcctaacagtttaccaaacacacaactcaataaccacactctatcagtttacacattctcaataacaactcaatattcaacagtcacaagcttcaccgagaaacaatcacaagatcagcaaaacacgtgttcaagttcatcaataataaaatgtgcaatgccatgagatgcaatgtcaaatatcgtgatgcatgtctttcttaacgatacacacccgctgtctctcagtccgggacccatgggggacatatctgtccatgcatctgtcgcggcgcacgacacgaccctcgataatagtaaccatcgcggcgcgcgatacgtctcTCGAAATGTAATACCATCGCGGCACGCGATACGATCCTCGAAATAGTACATCCTCTTATCACTTAACTCTTATCACAATtatgtctcagatacaatgcaattgacatgctcaaatgagaaatgaggagataaccattttgataacaaagcacaattNgcaacaagtctccaaatcattctcaacaccacacaagaaaatacacgaatttcatacgcttaacaagagtttagaaatccacttgccttagccaatcgaataattactcttggacttgagccttccctttccgttgagcttctaaaccaatggaatctattcaagtatatattcacaataaggtttcagaactaacaacactcacacttttatgtgtgtaaccttgacctaaaaatacaccccaaatttataatcaagtttgtaattcttgatgtcaattaatATGTCAAGTTTCATATTCTCAAATTTCAAGCCTAGGATTAAGTTCCCAATTTCTCCAAATAATACAATCTGAatagttttcatattttataacatacaaatattaaattacatattctcaaatataccaaaaatttaaatcatacCTCCATGCCAAACACAAGCTTTAATATGAATGTTTAAACTTAATGGCTAAACCTCAAATCCTCAACCATGCCATACGGTAATTTCATCACTGTGATCGCACATTAATTGCTAATTCTCACTTTACTTcgctttcaatttatttatcgtTTGCAACTAATTGAATGAAAAGAGAGTTGAAAATCATTCCTAATTATAACTTCCACTAATGAACATCTAATccatttaattttcttagtttctatgccgaaaactcaacaaaaatataatttttttttatcaattacaTGTTTCAACATTAAAACTATATTAAGGAATTTGCAATGTTAATCCGTAAGTAAATAAGCTTAGGGAACCCAATATCATTCTATAATTCATATTGTTCAATCATTTTCTCATTTAACACCATATCATagatcattattatcattaatttcCTACCCCCAATTCTTGTCCCCACTAACCATTTCATATTAAGTATATTGCTGCACTTCAATTCctcattatattataataatatgaaatactCTAGTGCTCATTAATTGATATAGAAAACTTTAACAACCAATATAAAGAAAGTACCGTACCTGAAGTTCTAATGAATTCAACATTGCTTTTTGTAGTGAGTTTGCCGCATCAAGCTTAAGCAGTTCGTAAGCCGCAAGTGCAGAGAAACCCTTcgcctcctttttttttctttt comes from Solanum pennellii chromosome 1, SPENNV200 and encodes:
- the LOC114074849 gene encoding uncharacterized protein LOC114074849, with the protein product MGLGDTIKEENKASNQNCARAMIFLRHHLDEILKIEYLTVKDPLVLWKNLKERFDHLKMVIYPKARYDWMHLRLQDFKSIHEYNSAMFRITSQLKLCGETVSEIDMMEKTFSTFHASNVLLQQQYREKGFKKYSELISHLLVAEQNNDLLLKNHENRPTGSEPLPEVNEAYAHHARRGKGRGPNRGRGRGRGRGRGRDYGQERNSNLGINHSSNKKETIN